Within Triticum dicoccoides isolate Atlit2015 ecotype Zavitan chromosome 1B, WEW_v2.0, whole genome shotgun sequence, the genomic segment ccacttcatgcacaaccaggggggaaggttgtacatccacacaaacacaagccaggtgctatgtgtgcttctctggctgccaaacggattgactccattgttgctcgcgcccaacacgatgttccttggatccttcccaaattctggtattcgaagttcaacgcttgccactggctcgcatccttagggtgactcagcatcttgtcttctttatttatctccggatcatttccgtcatcttcatgcttcttctcctccctatccgcgtgccaacgcaggagatttgctagcttagggtccgcgaaataccgctgcagacgaggagtgaacggaaagtaccacaccgattttcgaggagctttcttcctcttcttgtatcgagtgatgcgtcacaccggacatatggtagactccgcgtgctcgtcccgataaatgatgcaattgttcatgcgcacatggtatttcacgtgcggtaaatctaggggacacacgattttcttcgcctcctcgaaacttgtcgggcacttgttccccttgggaagacgttcgtgccagaatgacatgttctcgtcgaagcatgcgtcggtcattttgtgttttaccttcatgtccagagccatgagcattactttcaggcgggtatcctcgggcctacatccttcatacaatggagtaaccgcgtctatctccagttgatccagcttggctttctctcggggggCAGCTCTCGCATTATCCGTCttcttgagaagcaactcttgaatatgagggtcctgcacccagcctccatcatcgtctgctccggcatcttcatcttcatgatcatgcccttcgtcttgatcttcctcatcatcatgtacggcatcttctacatgatgactgtgtacaacatcaccgtcgtgatcatgtcctggcgaTTCTTCGTCTTCtgtcccgccctcgccgcggtggttgtcttgttgcccttcctcatttcttgcccgacccccatggacgacttcatagtcatcttcatcaccttgccactgatatccatccatgaaaccacgcaagagcaggtggtcccgcacctgcccggaatctgggtccgcaataaggctcttcagcttgcatcttcgacacggacatcttatctccgtctcgttctttcgaagcatctcggccttcgcggagctcaaaaacctattcacgatgccttcggtgatcgtgcggaccatggtcgcctgcggggtagagcaaaatgatattttagaaccaagaaaaaatttggcatgaccttccctaaaaataggaccaaaaagaatgcatagtgccaaaattctcgccgaaacggaaatgaatcaacatcccggcaaaatattggcaactatcgcatttcaaataccagtatctgcaaacacaaacatatatgcaacaccacaaacatatgcaacaccacaaacatacatagatctagcaaggccacaaaaagtgcatgtgcacgttgttggagcgagctagggacaaaaaaagtagatctacaacatgaagatagctttccccttacttacctatcaaaaaaagggtaatttcaccacttaattttgatgaatctatggtgcaaatgaagtgaggaggaggaggcagccgaaagcatggagaaggaggtggagggaatgaagtggggaaagtgagtgggtaggtgtggctgtctaaaatatcttgttggggttccaggttactaatggcgcaccacctgcaaatacgccattagtaaccctggttactaatggcgcacctgcaggtggtgtgccatcagtagttttgcaaaaaagtaaaataaataaatatatatactaatggcgcaccgtgtcatagtgcaccattactagtttaaactagtaatggcgcactatgacacGGTGTGCCATtaatagttttgcaaaaaaagaataaaaaaagaatacagtactgacgcactctgtggctggtgcgccattactagttagaactagtaatggcgcacttcgctcggatgcgccattagtatgtatggaaaaatgaaaaaaaattactagtggcgcaccttgtgtctggtgcgccattagtgtcttccacactaatggcacatcaccaaatggtgcaccattagtatatagtagtagcGCACCACctgactggtgcgccattagtgcctatcccatctatagccctttttcttgtAGTGGGCGCTCCTCCCCAAGATACCGCAACACCGGCCGCTCGGGCGCCGGCACAAGTCGTCGGCTCCCCCGCATACCTGTTGCTATCAAGTCGTCATGGGTTACAACGTGTGGTGCCCCTCCgtatataagaggcctaggatacaagtgtccgactCCTACACAACTCGTACCTAACCACACCAATTACAATTCCAAGTCCACGTAACCCCTTGCGTACATAGTATATTCGACACAAATATAACACTACAAAACTGTGGCCGACGGCGCCATCAATGCTCATAGGTCACAGGTCACAAGCACTTGCACACAAGTCGCAAGCATTGCACGAACGAAGCCTTCGACCCATCATGTCATCCTTGTCGTGGTCAGCGGACCTCCTGTGGCAGGCGCGCGGCGGCGGTGTCTTCGACGTCGGGCAGGGCAGCgcgtgatgcgtctccaacgtatctacttttccaaacacttttgcccttgttttggactctaacttgcatgatttgaatgaaactaacccggactgacgttgttttcagcagaactgccatgatgttgttttatgtatagaaaagaaaagttctcggaatgtcctggaaatccacggaggcactttttggatttaataagaatttttggcgaaagaattaatgccagggggcccacagcctgtccacgagacagggggcgcgccccctccccctagggcgcggccccctatctcatgggccccctggacctcccccgacctcaactccaactccatatatttcttctcggggagaaaaaaagtcaaggagaaagtttcatcatgttttacgacacggagccgccgcNNNNNNNNNNNNNNNNNNNNNNNNNNNNNNNNNNNNNNNNNNNNNNNNNNNNNNNNNNNNNNNNNNNNNNNNNNNNNNNNNNNNNNNNNNNNNNNNNNNNNNNNNNNNNNNNNNNNNNNNNNNNNNNNNNNNNNNNNNNNNNNNNNNNNNNNNNNNNNNNNNNNNNNNNNNNNNNNNNNNNNNNNNNNNNNNNNNNNNNNNNNNNNNNNNNNNNNNNNNNNNNNNNNNNNNNNNNNNNNNNNNNNNNNNNNNNNNNNNNNNNNNNNNNNNNNNNNNNNNNNNNNNNNNNNNNNNNNNNNNNNNNNNNNNNNNNNNNNNNNNNNNNNNNNNNNNNNNNNNNNNNNNNNNNNNNNNNNNNNNNNNNNNNNNNNNNNNNNNNNNNNNNNNNNNNNNNNNNNNNNNNNNNNNNNNNNNNNNNNNNNNNNNNNNNNNNNNNNNNNNNNNNNNNNNNNNNNNNNNNNNNNNNNNNNNNNNNNNNNNNNNNNNNNNNNNNNNNNNNNNNNNNNNNNNNNctgatctggagtccgttcggggctccagagagggggattcgtcgctgtcgtcatcatcaaccatcctccatcaccaatttcatgatgctcaccatcgtgtgtgagtaattccatcgtaggcttgctggaccgtgatggtttggatgatatttaccatgtaattaagttagttttgttaggatttgatccctagtatccactatgttctgagattgatgttgctatgactttgctatgcttaatgcttgtcactagggcccgagtgccatgatttcagatctgaacctattatgttttcatgaatatatgtgtgttcttgatcctatcttgcaagtctatagtcacctattatctgttatgatccgacaaccccgaagtgacaataatcggaatacttctcggtgatgatcgtagtttgaggagttcatgtattcactatgtgttaatgctttggtccggttctctattaaaaggaggccttaatatcccttagtttccgtaaggaccacgttgcaacgggagggtaggacaaaagatgtcatgcaagttcttttccataagatgtatgactatttacggaataaatgcctacattacattgatgaattggagctagttctatatcaccctatgttataactattgcatgagaaatcacatccggcataattatccatcactgatccattgcctatgagctttgcatatattgttcttcgcttatttacttttccgttgctactgttacaactactacaaaaacccaaaaacatttatctttacttttgctaccgttactattattatcataccactttcactactaaacactttgctgtagatactaagttatccaggtgcggttgaattgacaactcaactgctaatactcaagaatattctttggctccccttgtgtcgaatcaataaatttgggttgaatactctaccctcgaaagctgttgcgatcccctatacttgtgggttatcagcgcgcTGATACTCGCGTCGTACCCGGTGCTCCTGCTCCTCGTCCTCATCTCCGCGTTCATCAGGTACGTGTGGATCGTGCTGGCGCTCTACTGCCCGATCTTGTTCGTGCTATCCTACACCGGCCGCTTGCTCGCCGGGCCGGTGGTGTTCGTGCACGACGAGGCCACAGCGGGCTTCCAGCGGGGAGGTCTACCACAGGCGTCCATTGCGGCCATCCCGACGTTCGTGTACGGTGCCGCAGATTCTTCTGGTCCCAGCGACGGCCAGGCCCAGTGCGCGGTGTGCCTGGAGGCTCTGTCCGGTGGGGAGAATGTGCGGCCGCTGTCAGTGCGCGCGCACACATTCCATGCAGGGTGCATCGACATGTGGTTCTACTCTCATGCGACATGCCCGGTCAGCCGGTGCCATGTGGAGCCGCAGAAGGCTGACAAAATGTCGCCATTTCTGCCAGAGTCGGCTCTGCCGCCGGTGTAGTTGTTGCTGGCTGACATAAGATTgcacatattcatttgaggtccctCACCTCCTCAGTATTGTCGTCTTGTACTCTGTCActttggatgagttggctggaaCATGAATGCGGTATACTCGTCTTTACATGGTTAATGTGTTACGGCATCTCCCGCGCTGACCCGCAAACCACACACCGTCTCCCTTTGAAGACAGGGACCTGTCCGCTGATACAGATCAGGAGTCAGCCATCCAAAATTATCCACATACATTTCAAACCACATTTCAGGTAACCGGACAAAATTCATCAAACACAATGGAATTTATCAAAGTTCCGATAGGAAATATCATAAATTATCCATACATAGCATGCAAAAAAGTTTAGTACAACAATAGTTCAAATCAGCGAGATTAACcggatgttcaacaagtttttcaTAACCAATCATGTTGTCCCACACATACTACCCCTTGACCTTCATCTAACATTGTGTGTGCGTAAATGATCTTCCCTCCGCCCGTGGCAACGGCAACATGCTACACAAGTTGTAGAACAATATCGAGGAATGAATAAATCAATCAACAAGTTTAGTAAGAATAAGCAAAAGTTACGATCTTCACGGCTGTTGCGCGCAATGGCCACATTGTCTCCAGCCGATCAACCGCTTTACAAAACTTGACGACGGTGGTCTGGATGGTGTACCATCGATACACTAATGACTTCATATTGGGTTCATCGAGGATGTGCATGTCGTAGGGCGTAATGTGCTTTAGTGCATGAAACCAACCACGCACGCGCTATCAAAAGAGCCCCCTTCTGCCCCTACCTACGAAACCCAGGATACACCCAACAACACATCGCACAACAACTTATCCTCCATGATCGAGTACCCCGCCATCCTTCCTACTCTAAAAAACAACATGAAGtttgaaaataagctcaatggTATTTGACCGAACACCATGGACGTCGTCGACACAGGGAGGGTACCTgtctatgatacgtccattttgcatcattattTCCTACTATAAATTATCTTATTTCAATGATATGTTTCACATTAGGGTGCAATTAaatgtcttttctctcttaaaATGCAAGATATATGAAGAGAGGGTGATTGCCGGCAACAGAAATTCATCTGGATCTGAAAAAGCAATAGAAGAGAAGCATATCAATGGAATTGATATGAAATGACTTCAAGACATGCAAAGTTCAGGGGGAGTGCATCCCTGAATGATAATCTTTCTGTGATCCTCTTACACATACTGGTACCGCAACAAGTCGATCGGTAATCGAAGACATCACAAGTACGTACATATGTGCATAGCCACGCCGCTCCTTATCTGTTTGGGTAGCATGATGCTGACGACGTTCTCTCGCGTACATTTCGGATGTATCTCATTCCCATCATTTGTTGTTACTAAATCATCGACGCTTCCCATCTCCATCGATCAACCCCTTCTCACATGTTCTATCCATATAAATGAAGGAGACATACATACGAAAGTTGCTTCACCTATTGCTCTCATATAAAAGAAGTGGCATAATGAACAGTCACTTTATTGTGTGACCAACAAGTAAGGATGGTTCTTTATCTCATCAATTAATGAGTTTTGAAGCTATGTTGTAGGTCATGGGAAGGGGGCAACGGTAGAAAATAAATCTGACTATTTATTAAGCAGACACAACGGGAAGACATATCATTCAAAATATATCGGATCATCTATGGTACAAACTGAATTTTTCTGGTTCTGGTTCAACAAGATCTTCTGCACATGAGGCCAATGTCCACTGATCTTGCGGTTGGACCCATTGATATGACATGTAATTGTGGGCATAGATTCCAACTCCCAAACAATCGTGTGTTGTAGAAGTTCCTCCTGGACCATGCGACTCTGAGTGTTTCAACCTAAATAATCCAACATCCATCATTTCCTATAATACTTTAGATAATTGGAAAAAGTGTTTCAGACTTCTGCATCATGGGATGAACAAAATCATCTTTTATTACAAAATAGAAGCCATGAACAAAAAAAAGCTTGTAGTACCATATCCGTAACCAATCGTTTGACAAATAATATAGTCACACATATGTGGTGACTTCATGTATATGTAACCAACCTTGAGGTAGAGAACTTCTATCATACCTCCTACTTTATATCCTACCTAGCAATAGCGGCCGCTCACTAGACGCAAGGATAGGGTCGAGCTTGATGCCCTAAGCAATGGTCCATAGGAGGTGGCCCGACGTATAGCCTCGTCTGTTTAGCTTGCTTGCCGCTACTTATCGTTGTTGTTTTTTGGGCTTAATTGTCCTGTTGCCCCAATTGACCTTTGTTTTACCTTTTTTGTATCGAACCTTATTTTTGCGGGTACTTTGCCTTTATTAGTAAAATGGGGCACAGGCAATTTTCCGAGCAAACTATTTCCCCCATGTTCTCTCTTTGGGTTATCATATTTAGCTCATGGGTCCAACTTTTGAACGGAAACTCAAGGTTCTAGCTTGACATGCCCTCTCTTTAATTTGGTTTAGTGGAGCATAGAAGTGATAATTTGGTGATCTAAAAGCAGTTTGAGGTATGGCATATAGAAGGTGAGGGGCATAAATTTGTACCATGAATCAGACATGTGCAcgcgagggagggaggaggagagaaCGTTGATATTTTTCATGCTTTGGACGAACATTTCTATTCATATCTTTATTTTTCCATGGCAACGCATGAGTGTGGTGCCATAGTGGTAGACCTGGGTTGTAGGGTGGTTCCAATATTAAACCAAGAGGCACTAGCACTAACATAGGAATGCGGTTGCGGCCCTTCTCTCTTGTTGTTGGCCTGCCATGGAGGCATCAACCACTCACTACAAGGGAAATGCTTATAGGTAGGACCTCAGTAGTAGCGCTGGAAAATAGCAAGCGTTTctgctagttagcagtagcgctgttctaGGGCAGCACTACTACTAACTCTTTAGCAGTAGCGATgaaaaaacgcgctactactatgtgggaCCAGACGAGGCCACCAACAGTAGGTGTTGTAGCAGCGCTATCAAAAATCAAGCATTACTACTAATAGTTTAGCAGTACCGCTTGATTTTTACAGCACCACTACTTCTAATGGGCCCCAATTAAGAGTAGCGCTTTTCctagaaagcgctactactaagtaccatAGCAACAACGCTTTCTGGGAAGTAGCGCTATTGCTAGTTGCGGCTCGTGCCACCTTTCcacccccctcccctcctcccccactttaccctctctccccctcctttccTCTCTCCCCTCTCCATCATTGTGGCccttcttctctcttcctcctacctttcttctctcctcattaatgtccccctccaccataactcTCCTCCATAAATGGTCTATCATCTCTCTCTTCTTcctacctctcttctctccccATTAATGCCCCCTTCACCATAACTCCCTCTTCATTAGTTAGCTAATCATCTCTCCTCCCCAACAACTAGATCTTGCTAGCTATTTAGCCATCCACACTTTCGATCCGTACAGGTAGCGAAAGGCCTCATCATCTAACCATGCTCTCTCGATCGGTCTCTCTCGGGATACATATAGGTGAGTAAAAGTTGTTTATTTCAAGAATGGGAATATGTGTGTTTGGGATATGGAGAGATTTGTGCGAGTGACATGCCCCCGGGTTGCTTATGTTTTtctgaaatgtcgatttatttccgtttcggtaaATTTCGAGCAAACTCGATAtttcctatttttaggcaaggtcatGCCTAAATTTTATATGACTTTGAAGCATGCGTGCATTTTGTTTATAACCCTTTTGCTTGTTATACCGTGCAGTCGATCATGAAGGTGAGTGGATGGAATGTGGAGCGATACATGCAATCCATGGTGATGGACATGTATGCAAATAATCGGACTAGGATTAGATGTCCGTGTGCAAGATGCAAAGAAGGAGTCCTTTTGGACCCTTTTGATCATGGCACTTTGAAGGCGCACCTACTGATGAATGGTTTCATGAATGGCTATACTCAGTGGATAAGTgaaaaagatgatgatgatgatgatgataaggatGTCCACATGCCAGGGAATAACGACATGGGGCTAGACGAAGAGATGACTGATCGACACGAAGATGATGGCGCCAGACATGGCGGTGGGGAAGAGTCCGTAAATGACCGCGGGAGAGAAGATTCCGAACACGGTGAAGAAGAGTACGAACATGGTGGAGAAGAGGTAGCGGTCATGCCGCAGTCTTCGATGCTACTATGTGCAGTCGTGCATGACCCTCATGTTCGAGACCTCCTTCTCAAGAGTACGACTagcgagagagctgcttctagagaggaggccaagctggCGCAACTTGAAGTAGACTTGAAGACTTCATTGTATGACAGTTGCGATCTCGAGgtaacccgcttgagtttcacgctcgaacttctaaagacgaaggccAAAAACAAATGGAGAGACAAAAGCCTCGATAAGCATTTGAAGtatctacataataaagttcttcccgcggggaaactttgtcctactagtgtcgaggaggtcGAGAAAATCGTTTGCCCTTTTGATTTGCCGCACATTAGGTACCacacatgcatcaacgattgcatcatttatcaggggAGCACACAGAAAAAAACTAGctgtccagtgtgcaatgcttctcaatacaagaaggcaggaaagaaagctcctcagaaagttgtatggtactttctgatcactccccgtctgcagcggtatttcatagatcctaagTAAGCAAAGATCATGCGCTGgcatgcggagaggaagaagcctgacGATGGAAATGATCCAAAGCTGAGACACCTCATAGAtggtagccagtggagagcattcaacGCCGTATATGGATTTGCTGCagaagatccaaggaacatcgtgcttggtgcgAGTACCAATGTCATGAATCCGGTTGGAAAGCAAAACACCAACCACAACACATGGCCCgtctttgtatggatgtacaacctccccagaTGGAAGTGCATGAAGACAAAGTACATAGACATGAGCATGccgattcaagggccgaaacaaccgggCAATAATATTAACCTGTATATGGGGCTTCtgcaagaggagctagacacattatggaaaacaccggcctggacatgggacgccagcaaaggagagtatttccatatgagagccgcgctgatgacgatggtgcatgactatctcggttacgggtaCACCTCAGGCATGGCTCAagaaggatgacccgtggagaaagcgtggagatcgATTCAATGGGTTGGTTGAGCATCAAGGAAATCCACTTAAGAGGAGGAGCGCCGAAATcaacgagctgttgaaaaactgggaacAGTGCCCCGCGCTGGGAAAGATGAAAAAGTCGCCGGAGCCGCTGctcaaggtatggaaaacgaggtctgttttctgggacttggagaaCTGGCCCAATCACGACatgcctcattgccttgatcaaattcatatcacgaagaatgtcctcgagatcttgcttggcacactgatgaacatgccggagaagaccaaggatgggccgaaggcaaggaaagacttggaagatttgaaGATCAGCAAAGATCTCCACCGTAAAAAGTAGACGGAGGAGACAGAGACGGAGGATGGGGAAAGGGGCAGAAAAGTCAACAAGGAGGAAAATTAttacccccttcttgcttcaccttaagtgctAAGGAGATCGATCAATTCATCAAATACCTTATGGGAATCAAAGTCAGTTCCAgctactgtgggaagataagcagatttctagacccgcagaagaaaaggttcagtgggatgaagtctcatgactgtcacgtgatgatgacgcagatactcccggttgccattagagggataatggagaACCATGTCGGTGACATGCttactggtctctgcaactttCAACGTTATCTCTCAAAAGTCCATActttgaagcagctccgaaggctacaggaagggaTCGTTCTCATACTATGTgatcttgagatgtacttcccgccagcgttctttgacgtcatggtgcatctgtgtgtccacatcATGGATGACATCATCGACCTCGAGCGGACATTCCTTCACAGCATGATGtcattcgagaggatgaatggggtcatcaaaggattcgttcgtaacatgtcccgtcccgaTGGGAGCATCGTCCAGGGGTATCTGACGCATGAATGCATCTCCTTTTGGGAGAATTATATAGGCATCGGataccctgttgttggtttgcccgtcaagaaGCACGATGTGAGGCTCAAAGGAAAAGGTCACAATAACGGCCGGAGGGAATTGCACATGGACTACTCGGATCAACGGAACGAATTTGATAGggctaacttagtagtgctacatcaCCTACATGTGGTAGATGATTATGTAGCACGGCACAAAGAAagcatcgcaaagaagtaccgCGGTAAGGGGATGCTCAAGGCAGATGACGAAGTTACTGTAGAGCACAACGCCACTTCCTTGCGTTGGTACCATGAGTAAGTTCTTGAAAATCCCCCGGAAGAGGGCAGTTCAGACGGACTGCTCATACacaccttagcacatggccccgcgCCCAAACTCGCGACCTATCAGTCATACGATATCAACGGGTACATGTTCTAGACGGAGGCCAAAGACATGGACAATGATTACCAGAACTCCGGGTGACAATTGAATGCGTGACCGATGGCAAAGGCACAACTGAAAGATTCTACAGAAGGGTTGAAGAGATCTAGGAGCTTGACTATGCTAGAATGCACGATGCGACGATGTTCCCTGTCAGATGGGCTAAGGACGTCgtaagagaaaacaagtatttcaCTACCATGTCTATATCCTATGCAAGGAGCACTCCCGTGAATGTTAACGtcatcgcaaaaaatgagccatgggtacacgctaagcacatgacacaatgcttcttcataaccgcccCAGCCATTACCAGCCGTGTTGTCGTTTGGAGAGGCAAAAGGagcatcatcggaatggatggagtcgccaacgaggaagactacgaccaatACGGCAACACGATGAGGGAAGATGGCAATGACGATGAAGCATTTatgaaaagaagaatcaatactacattacctaagaaagatcgtaCTCCATGGTTCCAGAAAAGTCACAAGGAGGGGATCAATTATTCGGCAACAAACAAGAAAGGGACGAAGCTCAACGTGAAATGTCGTCAACGCAGCTGAGAAACCATCATTTATATATATGTATCTATTTTGTGGACGCACTTAAGTAaccgttatcggtcaaatgatgtaatggtAGCCCCCTTCAATTACCACCACATGCATATGGTTCCGGTGATATTTGCGCAGTGTGGGAGGGAGACGCTGTAGTCGGGAGAAAAAcacaaaaagcaaaaacaaaagggagaaagcaatacaaaagaaaaaggaaagtaaacggaaaaaaatgaaaataataaaaagaaaagaaaactaaaaactagaaaaggaaaaaaataaaaataaaataaacataGCTATTGCTATTTGTATTTTAGAAATAAAAAGTTAAAATTGGAATAGTTAACAGTAGCG encodes:
- the LOC119308710 gene encoding E3 ubiquitin-protein ligase ATL41-like; the protein is MSSLSWSADLLWQARGGGVFDVGQGSAALILASYPVLLLLVLISAFIRYVWIVLALYCPILFVLSYTGRLLAGPVVFVHDEATAGFQRGGLPQASIAAIPTFVYGAADSSGPSDGQAQCAVCLEALSGGENVRPLSVRAHTFHAGCIDMWFYSHATCPVSRCHVEPQKADKMSPFLPESALPPV